One genomic window of Manihot esculenta cultivar AM560-2 chromosome 16, M.esculenta_v8, whole genome shotgun sequence includes the following:
- the LOC110603774 gene encoding 25S rRNA (cytosine-C(5))-methyltransferase NSUN5 yields MVRKKPPSSKSKPFAAAEKTENRRPSNSERSAYFARREAAKVLRSVLQGDAKRQAVGSIKSLVYSPSIKNKKATFALVCQTLKHLPIIKDVLESAAILNSKWKRQEELISIIVYDILFGQEISLVGGDAEKFLIGRKNALQSALAKLLVRKKVKSIENLIALYQPADVSKPCCVRVNTLKSDVDCALRELGKQFTVRKDDIVPDLLILPPHTDLHNHPLVLNGSAFLQGKASSMVAAVLAPKPGWEVLDACSAPGNKTVHLAALMGGKGKIIACELNKDRIKRLEDTVRLSGATNIEIRHGDFLNLNPRDSSFSKIRAILLDPSCSGSGTAAQRLDHLLPSHATDVTDTERLNKLSAFQKKALAHALSFPAVERVVYSTCSVNQIENEDVIISVLPLAASHGFQLVTPFPQWHRRGLPVFEGSEHLLRTDPIEDHEGFFIALFVKKSSINDSEEQTGIRNTPRALTTKKPHFKRHSHANRKFSVIPAVYSGVFKIWNSRLVMKRRIRRTKGLP; encoded by the exons ATGGTTCGAAAGAAGCCGCCTTCGTCGAAATCAAAACCATTCGCAGCCGCCGAGAAAACGGAAAACCGGCGGCCGAGCAACTCCGAGAGGTCGGCTTACTTCGCGAGAAGAGAAGCGGCCAAGGTCCTGAGGAGCGTTCTCCAAGGCGACGCCAAGCGCCAAGCTGTTGGTTCCATCAAATCCCTCGTCTACAGCCCCTCCATTAAGAACAAAAAGGCGACTTTTGCTCTCGTCTGCCAAACTCTCAAGC aTTTACCCATTATTAAGGATGTGTTGGAGTCTGCTGCCATACTCAATAGCAAGTGGAAG AGGCAAGAGGAACTAATCTCCATAATAGTGTATGACATTCTATTTGGGCAG GAAATCTCATTGGTTGGTGGTGATGCGGAGAAGTTTCTCATTGGCAGGAAAAATGCACTTCAGTCAGCGCTGGCAAAGCTTTTAGTAAGAAAGAAAGTGAAAAGCATCGAAAATCTGATTGCTCTTTACCAACCTGCTG ATGTTTCAAAACCTTGTTGTGTTCGTGTAAATACTCTGAAATCAGATGTTGATTGCGCATTACGTGAATTGGGGAAACAGTTCACG GTTCGGAAGGATGACATTGTACCTGACCTGTTGATACTCCCTCCACATACTGATTTACACAATCATCCTCTGGTCTTGAATGGAAGTGCCTTTTTGCAA GGAAAGGCAAGTTCAATGGTGGCAGCAGTCCTTGCGCCAAAGCCAGGGTGGGAG GTTCTTGATGCATGTTCAGCTCCAGGAAACAAAACTGTCCATCTTGCTGCTCTTATGGgaggaaaaggaaaaattataGCATGTGAGTTAAATAAGGACAGAATTAAACGTCTAGAAGACACTGTCAGACTCTCTGGTGCCACTA ACATTGAGATTCGGCATGGTGATTTCTTGAACTTAAATCCAAGAGATTCGTCTTTCTCCAAG ATCCGTGCTATTCTTTTAGATCCTTCTTGTTCTGGTTCAGGGACTGCTGCTCAGCGATTAGACCATCTACTTCCATCTCATGCCACTGACGTTACCGACACAGAAAGGCTGAATAAGCTTTCAGCCTTTCAAAAGAAGGCTCTGGCTCATGCATTGTCAT TCCCTGCAGTTGAAAGAGTTGTTTACAGCACATGTTCTGTCAACCAGATTGAAAATGAAGATGTGATAATATCAGTTCTCCCTCTTGCGGCATCCCATGGCTTTCAGCTGGTCACTCCCTTTCCTCAGTGGCATCGTCGTGGTCTCCCAGTTTTTGAAGGCT CTGAGCATTTACTTCGAACAGATCCGATCGAGGATCATGAGGGCTTCTTCATTGCTCTTTTTGTCAAGAAAAGTAGCATTAATGATTCAGAAGAACAAACTGGAATTAGAAATACTCCCAGAGCTCTTACTACTAAGAAACCTCATTTTAAAAGACACAGCCATGCGAACAGAAAATTTTCTGTTATACCTGCAGTCTACAGTGGAGTATTTAAAATATGGAATTCTAGACTAGTCATGAAAAGGAGAATCCGCAGAACAAAAGGGCTTCCCTGA
- the LOC110603775 gene encoding 17.3 kDa class II heat shock protein, with product MDLRLFGLETPLIHTIHQMMDTTDEADKSFNAPTRTYVRDAKAMASTPADIKEYPNSYVFIIDMPGLKSGDIKVQVEDDNVLLISGERKRDEEKEGAKYVRMERRVGKFMRKFVLPENANTDTISAVCQDGVLTVTVEKLPPPEPKKPKTIEVKIA from the coding sequence atggaTCTTAGGCTGTTTGGTTTGGAAACACCCCTCATCCACACCATCCACCAAATGATGGACACCACTGACGAAGCCGACAAGTCCTTCAACGCCCCCACTCGTACTTATGTAAGGGATGCGAAGGCCATGGCTTCAACTCCGGCTGACATCAAAGAATATCCCAACTCCTATGTGTTTATCATCGACATGCCAGGGTTGAAATCTGGGGACATCAAAGTTCAGGTGGAGGATGACAATGTGCTTTTGATCAGCGGAGAGAGGAAGCGCGATGAGGAGAAGGAAGGGGCTAAGTATGTGAGGATGGAAAGAAGGGTTGGCAAGTTTATGAGGAAGTTTGTGCTGCCAGAAAATGCTAATACTGATACCATTTCGGCGGTCTGCCAGGATGGAGTTCTGACGGTCACTGTGGAGAAATTGCCACCACCGGAGCCAAAAAAGCCCAAGACCATCGAGGTTAAGATAGCTTGA
- the LOC110603734 gene encoding PHD finger protein ALFIN-LIKE 4: protein MDGGASYNPRTVEEVFRDFKGRRAGMIKALTTDVEDFYQQCDPEKENLCLYGFPSEQWEVNLPAEEVPPELPEPALGINFARDGMQEKDWLSLVAVHSDAWLLAVAFYFGARFGFDKADRKRLFNMINELPTIFEVVTGTAKKQVKEKSSVSNHSSNKSKSNSKRGSESQDKFSKATQPKDDDDEGLEEEEEEEHGETLCGACGENYASDEFWICCDICEKWFHGKCVKITPARAEHIKQYKCPSCSNKRARP, encoded by the exons ATGGATGGTGGTGCTTCGTATAATCCACGTACCGTCGAGGAGGTCTTTAGGGATTTCAAGGGCCGAAGAGCTGGCATGATTAAAGCTCTCACTACTg ATGTTGAAGATTTCTACCAGCAGTGCGATCCTG AGAAGGAAAATCTTTGCCTATATGGATTTCCTAGTGAGCAGTGGGAGGTCAATTTGCCTGCTGAagaggtccctccagagcttcCAGAGCCTGCTTTGGGCATTAATTTTGCTAGGGATGGAATGCAAGAAAAAGATTGGTTGTCTCTGGTTGCAGTTCACAGTGATGCATGGTTACTTGCTGTGGCTTTTTATTTTGGAGCTAGGTTTGGATTTGACAAAGCTGATAG GAAACGCCTTTTCAACATGATAAATGAGCTTCCAACAATTTTCGAGGTTGTGACAGGAACAGCCAAAAAACAAGTAAAAGAGAAGTCCTCAGTTTCAAATCATAGTAGCAATAAATCTAAATCAAATTCTAAG CGGGGATCTGAATCTCAGGACAAGTTCTCGAAGGCAACACAACCgaaggatgatgatgatgagggcttggaagaagaggaagaagaggagcATGGGGAGACATTATGTGGTGCTTGTGGAGAAAATTATGCATCTGATGAGTTCTGGATTTGCTGTGACATTTGTGAGAAATGGTTCCACGGGAAATGTGTTAAGATCACTCCAGCTAGAGCTGAGCACATTAAGCAGTACAAATGCCCTTCTTGCAGCAACAAGAGAGCACGACCGTGA
- the LOC110603733 gene encoding solute carrier family 25 member 44: MSLSAAENDSASKIHIPAEIDWHMLDKSKFFFLGAALFSGVSAALYPVIVLKTRQQVSPTQIPSLQLSFSIMCREGVRGFYRGFGTSLMGTIPARALYMAALEVTKSSVGTATVRLGFSDTQATAIANAAAGLSSAMAAQLVWTPIDVVSQRLMVQGCNSANSNKSSKNLIPTLDSCRYRNGIDAFRKILHADGPRGLYRGFGISILTYAPSNAVWWASYSVAHRLIWGGIAVNGGDCGYRPDSKATVAVQGLCAAMASGVSAMITMPLDTIKTRMQVLDGEQNGTRQPLTVIQTVKNLVKEGGFAACYRGLGPRWVSMSMSATTMITTYEFLKRLSTKSRQSFSS, encoded by the coding sequence ATGAGTTTGAGTGCGGCCGAGAATGATTCGGCATCGAAGATTCATATACCAGCAGAGATTGATTGGCATATGCTTGACAAATCCAAGTTTTTCTTTCTTGGAGCTGCTTTATTTTCTGGTGTATCAGCTGCACTTTACCCTGTTATCGTTTTAAAGACAAGGCAACAGGTTTCTCCAACTCAAATTCCGTCTCTTCAATTGTCGTTTTCAATTATGTGTCGTGAAGGTGTGAGAGGTTTCTATAGAGGTTTTGGTACCTCTTTGATGGGAACTATCCCAGCACGAGCCCTTTACATGGCAGCACTTGAGGTGACCAAGAGCAGTGTTGGGACTGCAACTGTTAGATTAGGATTCTCTGATACTCAAGCAACAGCTATAGCCAATGCTGCTGCTGGGTTGAGTTCAGCTATGGCTGCACAGCTAGTTTGGACCCCAATTGATGTTGTGAGCCAAAGACTCATGGTTCAAGGTTGTAACAGTGCCAATAGCAACAAGAGTAGCAAGAACCTCATTCCTACTTTGGATTCTTGTAGATACAGAAATGGCATCGATGCCTTCAGAAAAATTTTGCATGCTGATGGTCCCAGAGGATTGTACAGAGGATTCGGGATATCAATATTGACTTATGCACCATCAAATGCAGTTTGGTGGGCATCTTACTCTGTGGCGCATAGGCTTATATGGGGTGGAATCGCTGTAAACGGCGGAGATTGCGGTTATAGGCCGGATTCAAAGGCAACAGTGGCCGTGCAAGGGTTATGTGCAGCCATGGCGAGTGGGGTTTCAGCTATGATCACCATGCCACTCGACACTATCAAGACACGCATGCAGGTTCTGGATGGAGAACAAAATGGAACAAGGCAGCCATTGACAGTTATTCAAACAGTTAAGAATCTAGTCAAGGAAGGTGGATTTGCGGCTTGTTATAGAGGATTAGGACCAAGATGGGTATCAATGTCTATGTCTGCAACAACAATGATTACTACATACGAATTCTTGAAACGATTATCTACTAAAAGCAGACAGAGCTTCAGCTCATGA